The Mytilus galloprovincialis chromosome 4, xbMytGall1.hap1.1, whole genome shotgun sequence genome contains a region encoding:
- the LOC143070547 gene encoding uncharacterized protein LOC143070547 — MRRTSHLLILIHALVLDAKSHRANILNVSREPPSPISFWPISNNLHDTTTKSNRRYAVLNGPSIRVPGVYSSPDFGYVEVNSGNSITIQNIDGNMDGDDAMTWVFYVRMTSPQTATLLQYTGSAALPGFTFGINGNELFVSFLDTNNAPHSFTSELSIPVDGSWVFIGFTFNKLWTNDDHIDLIYFHNGKPKTSTFGLGTNSVSVDAHGDIIIGKALDNKQPFTGDITCIQFYDTSLMGGTLEDSIELCDPTLNTLQGDYTLTGQSGGGGGNGGGGQTTIQGVMLTKDSSLSNGGSTCDSICEIFNWNPWSDCTASCAGGTRTRHRTFCCPTGTDGPTCLGVNCKGVITISQIYEQETCNEFCYNDGSYSNTCQCTAGWTGQCCDTLVVCGNPDKPNNSRLVVQDYYYSNLSAVVCDVGYAVSSGDAIRLCNSSGLWNGTKAVCSLADWKYDPNGGHGNFSYLLVDKSTLSKQRRMLFSVYERHTSKMALGATGITIMSILCFYLICMDCLSLLRVYNRGVHSGINKNILQPNKDYDGLSKNLIQATTQEKLFHNRLKFKPNLRFKKKF; from the exons GTATGCTGTATTGAATGGACCATCTATTCGAGTTCCTGGTGTTTACAGTTCTCCTGATTTTGGTTATGTGGAAGTAAATAGCGGGAACTCCATTACTATCCAAAACATAGACGGTAACATGGATGGTGATGACGCAATGACGTGGGTATTTTATGTTCGTATGACGTCACCTCAGACAGCAACTCTTTTGCAATACACAGGTTCCGCAGCTTTACCTGGTTTTACCTTCGGTATTAATGGAAACGAATTATTTGTCTCATTTTTAGACACAAATAATGCGCCACATTCCTTTACTAGTGAGCTATCCATACCGGTAGATGGAAGTTGGGTATTCATCGGTTTTACGTTCAACAAACTATGGACAAATGATGATCACATTGATCTAATTTACTTTCATAATGGCAAACCTAAGACCTCTACCTTTGGCCTCGGAACTAACTCAGTTTCTGTGGATGCACATGGCGATATCATTATCGGAAAAGCTTTGGACAATAAACAGCCATTTACAGGGGACATAACTTGTATACAATTCTACGACACTTCTTTGATGGGTGGAACATTAGAGGATTCGATTGAATTGTGCGACCCAACTTTAAACACTCTACAAG GCGACTATACGCTGACCGGACAGAGCGGAGGGGGCGGAGGGAACGGAGGGGGCGGACAGACTACAATACAAGGAGTGATGCTCACTAAAGATTCTTCCTTATCTAATGGTg GATCGACGTGTGATTCgatatgtgaaatttttaattggAATCCCTGGAGCGATTGTACAGCTTCGTGTGCAGGAGGGACTCGTACACGACATCGTACTTTTTGTTGTCCGACCGGAACTGATGGTCCCACATGTTTAGGGGTAAACTGTAAAGGTGTCATAACTATTAGCCAGATCTACGAGCAGGAGACATGTAATGAATTCTGTTATAATGACGGAAGTTATAGTAATACCTGTCAATGTACTGCAGGATGGACTGGACAATGCTGCGATACtc TTGTAGTATGTGGTAATCCAGATAAACCAAACAATTCCCGCCTAGTAGTGCAAGATTATTATTATTCCAACCTGTCAGCCGTCGTTTGTGACGTAGGATACGCAGTGTCGTCAGGTGATGCAATTAGACTATGTAACAGCTCAGGGTTATGGAACGGAACAAAGGCAGTATGTTCAC TTGCTGACTGGAAGTATGATCCAAATGGAGGTCATGGCAACTTTTCCTATTTACTTGTAGACAAATCAACCTTATCCAAACAACGTAGAATGTTATTTAGTGTTTATGAAAGACACACGAGTAAAATGGCTTTAGGTGCAACTGGTATAACTATTATGAGTATATTGTGTTTCTACCTTATATGTATGGACTGTTTATCCCTTTTGAGGGTATATAACCGGGGAGTACATAGCGGGATAAATAAAAACATCTTACAACCAAATAAAGATTATGATGGTCTATCGAAGAATCTTATTCAAGCAACGACTCAAGAGAAGCTATTCCACAACAGACTCAAATTTAAACCAAACctacgttttaaaaaaaaattttga